Genomic window (Juglans microcarpa x Juglans regia isolate MS1-56 chromosome 2S, Jm3101_v1.0, whole genome shotgun sequence):
ACCTAGCTCATGGCGAATAACCATCCCTCCTCCGAAGCCACCACCAACGACGACTTCCTCGACCAAATTCTCGGCATACAGACCTTCGGTTCGGCCGACACCGGAGGCTTGCATGCACCCGATGGCGGCTTGTCTGCCGGCGGTGCGCCTCCGCCGATGATGCTGCAGCTCAACTCTGGCGACGTATCCGGCGGGTTCCACGGGCAGGTTTTTCCGTTGGGGCTGAGCTTGGACCAGGGAAAGGGAGGGTTTCTGAAGCCCGAAGAGGCCTCTGGGAGTGGCAAACGCTTTCGCGACGACCTCGTTGATGGTAGAGCTTCTTCTATGAAAAACGTAAGAtactaccttttctttttctttatgcttttcttttttattgggtCAGAAAGTGGCGTTTTTTTGAGTCAGGAAAGTTTGATAAACCAAACTCAGCTGAACGGTTCTATACGAAGTCTCAGGTTAACAAAATTTAGGATTCTTTTTCTTTAGGAAATTTTTTCGTCAACTAGAAggatcaaaattttctctctttatttcggTGTGTGCTCGCTTCTTAGTAGTAGTGATAATTTTTAAGTCAGAGAAGAGGAGGATAACTACTGGATATGCGGTTTATGCATTTGAGTTGTTCTTCTTGTATAATACCGAAGGACAGAACGGGAAGCAAAGTGATGCTGGGAAACTCATACGGGGATGGGTTTGTGAACAACTGTGTGAGATTCAAGGTATTATATCAGACAAGAAGTAAAAAACAAGAGGCCATGTGAGGGCATCTGTTAGTTTTGTttcgaaaagaaaaagggaagttaaaaatattgaaaaagcTTCGCATATGCAGAAGCGAGTGAAAAATAACGGCAGTGGGCGTGGTTTTAGTGCAAGGTTCAGTGATTAATGGATGGCTTTATGGATTGTTGAAGTAACTCGCAAAGCGATTAAAACCACTGGAAGTAGCAAACCGAGAGCGAAAAACTGTTGACCTAAGCATTATTGTAATTTAGTAAAATTGAAGGGCTTCGCAGTCTTTTGGATCCATTTTCGTGAGGTAGTTAAACTTGTGGCATTTGATTTTGCTTTAGTATTGGGACAATTGGCAGTCTCTCCAAATTCtgcagatttcttcttcttcttctggtggaagaatttttttttggggtgggggGACGTGTGGGTGTGTGTGAGAAAAGCATCCCAGTTTCACATGCAAGTGTTGTCTGTGTTGATGGAATTATGATTATTTTGCAGGTTTTCCATGGCCAACCAATGTCCACGACGGTTTCTGCGGCACCACATCCACCAACAATGCGCCCAAGGGTGCGGGCCAGACGAGGTCAGGCCACAGATCCACACAGCATAGCTGAGCGGGTAAGCTTGATATTCATAGCAGCCATGAATATAGCAACAAGCCTTTCCTCTTTTCCCTGTTGCAATGGTCGAGTTAACATTAATCCTCACCTTTTTGGTATAGTTGCGGAGAGAAAGAATAGCAGAAAGAGTCAGAGCGTTGCAGGAACTGGTTCCTAGCGTCAACAAGGTCAGTCACTTTCTTTTGCGTTAATTTAATTCATAGAAAGATGCATTCTGTTTCTTATGGTCATCACTCTTATTGAAGTTCTATTCTTCTTGAAAAGTAAGGAGAGTTGCTCTCATGTTCTAAAATTGAATAAGGGGGAGTGTGATTTTAAtggactaaatgtccatgattttctactttcGGTTGTAAACCCTAGTCAagtacttctcatgtatacttcctgtgtacttgggcaatgcctttttttattatgaataaaacttcttgattagctataaaaaaagagggaaagaaGCCTTGATTTATTCCTgcattttgaattgaaaaaagaaagggacAACTGATTACAAGGAGTGCAATAATTCACCAGTGATCTGGCGTAGAGAATCCAAATAAGGGCACTGTACTCATAAGATACATTCAGAGGACAGAACACTACTTATAtgctctttttctttaaatcatGCCCATTTTTATCTCTGAAGAAATTTTGCAAACTGCGGTACAGTTTGTGCATGGATGATGATACTGGGGATGAGTTTCACATTCTTTTACCCCCGCAAAGATAAACGAATttagttgtaaaatatgttAACTAGCAGAAAAGAGGGGAAAGaggatatatttttattttttatggttagAAAATTTCGAGGtttaaaaacattaatttttgtttttgttttgtgctGAATTGCTCTCTTTATCAGCACAATACTAGGCCTActgattatatgatatgttgCTCCATAAGATTGGATTCAAAATAGATCCCACATGGATTAAACCTTGAAAGTACGCACTGTCTCCCCTTTCATTCAGGCATTCAGTTATTCAttgattgtaattttgattGAAACATTTCTTGCATATGTTCAATATACCATATAAAACAATTAGTTCTAGATTGGTGGTGTACAATATATCTGTCTAGATGGCAGGAAGCATGAAATCTCAAAGGTATTACTGTCCATCCTGTCTTACTAATGCTTATTCTATTTACATCTGAAAAATACTATTGTTTATTGTAAATTTCCAATGTGCGTCACctgaaactcaaaaaaaaatattctttgatGGTAATGGGGAtgcataaaatacaaaaaaagcaGTACATATCACGGGAACAGAAACTGCTGAGTATTATCTGCTTAGGCTTGAAAACCCACTATTACCTGATTGCTTGTTTCATTCTTCTCATGCACTATACTTTGTGCTGCGAGTATATTAAGTTAGTTTGACCAGgaagtttttaattaatgatattccccccccccaaaaaaaaaaaaaaaaaaaagtgtggggAAAGAAAGAATGAGCTTCGGCTGATGTCACACCCTTTTTATTTAGGGACCTGTTTCATTGAATTGACTGCATGGATGTTGAATCTATGGATGAAAACATGGTTTCATGGTTAATTTATGTTGCATGATGACATCTTCCTAAGTCAATCTTCAACTTAAAAATTTCTCCATTGACCGACCATACGATTCGATTTTCCTTTGTTTGACTATTGATCTAGACATGTTTCTGTAGATGGATAGAGCTGCCATGCTTGATGAAATTGTGGATTATGTGAAGTTCCTAAGGCTTCAAGTCAAGGTAAAGTAATCTATGCTCCTTACAAATTCTACTATTCTTATGTAGTTGTCTAGCTGATCTCTTAATTATATAGAGTCCTAGAATAGTGACGTATCAAAAGTGTCAAGAAGATAACATATATCTATATGCATGTAGCTTGCTAACTAGACAAACAAAACAAGCTTCAGACATTCTATTATGACTTCCTTCTAGTTACTCGTTTACTCTGTTAGCACAATTTACCTGTTGTCTTGTGCTGATTTTGATTCAATCATCATTGAAATTATGGGGATGCTAAAATTTGTTAGTTGCCTGACCAACGCCCTTTATTTTGAAggcatattttcattttaagctATTCGTCTTATGCTTATCTTGTTTATACTATCATCATGTGGTGGCTTCTCCCTCTAATGACAAATAGGAGATGCTACTTTTTGTACCACATGTTTTGACCCATTTCCTTCGTGACCTTGCTACCTTGCCGTTTGGAATGTGTCATTTGCTTTCCTTAAGGCTTGTTGAGTAAGTTGGGTTACAATAAATGGAATATGCATGTGATAGGCGCGTCTCAGACAGCAAAAATGAATGCTCAAGTGAAAAATTGAGCAAACCAAAGGTGCTAAAGAGTTCATTTCCCTAAACGTCTGTGATGTAAACATTGCATGATTGGTATTGGCGTTTGgtctcttttgttttaaaatgaaattaaaaagggGGTGTTCAAGCAATTGGCTATTCGTGATCATATAATTTGGtttgattcttttattaattcCTTTCCCTTTACAGGTTTTGAGCATGAGTAGGCTGGGCGGAGCCGGTGCAGTGGCACCACTTGTAACAGACATTCCACTATCATCAGTTGAGGTTATAAATATGAACGTTATGAAGCATTTGCagatttctatattatttttcttgtaccTTTAGCCACTGTGTTGCTTCTCTTTGTATCTTAGGAGGAAGGCAGTGATGGTGGAAGAAACCAACCAGCGTGGGAGAAGTGGTCTAATGATGGGACCGAACGACAAGTAGCTAAGCTTATGGAAGAAAACGTCGGGGCTGCCATGCAGTTCCTTCAGTCGAAGGCTCTTTGCATCATGCCAATCTCATTGGCATCAGCCATTTACCAGACACAGCCATCAGACACCTCTAGCATTGTCAAGCCAGAAAGCAATCCCCCTCCATAGACCTCATGAGAGGATAAACTACTTCCCACATGGTCCTATCAGAAACTCATTATGTGCTCCTCGGTCTCTCTATACCTTATTATACATGTCACTTTCAACCCCCACAAGATTTAGTTGCTCACTCGGTTCAAATTGCAATCAAAGTCAGATGCCATGGTTCTTGCttaatttcctttctttttagcTTTTGTCAAGACAGGTTTTGATGTCAATGCCCAAAAAAATGCGAGCAGGCCCTTAAAGTCGTGCCTAGCTCCAAGTAAAGGTGAAGAATCGTCAAAGCTTACTTGATatgctctctttttttttctttgtagcaGTGGTGGGGGGTGATAGTGGAAAATGATGGTAGCACTTTTGTAGTGGGGGCTCTCATTTTTTTTGGGTAGTGGCTTGTGGGTCCTTCCAAGAAGGATAGAGTATGTTTCATTTGTATAATCGTATAAAACCCTGGATTAAGTCGACATGTTTCACGCGCACTCACTTTctattttcttatattcttcCCCCCTTAATTTTATTTGTGGAGAAGAAGGGCACCTCATAAAATGCCATTGATGAGAGGTTTCCTGTGAATGGTATTGAAAttatttgggatttttttttttaatcatgtttttattttgtgttgtatctttttatttgttattaattattttccccacaatcacatttaaaaaaaatgtcttttctggcattcatattttttcaaaactcgtGTCTTTCTTGTTATGTTTACAAAATCCAAAAGGTAAATGATGATGCAGGATCATTTGATATGACAGTTTTAAAAAACACCCCTTTGAAGTCAACAAATTAGAGTAATCACAACACCAAAAGCAAAGAATGAAATAAGAGACTGCGTTCTTGgctgtatattttatttttaagagattGGTTTTACAGCATGATGTTTTCAACAAGAGGAATGATAGTTGTAGATACGAGTGTGTAAGTATTGTATAACTATTTTGATAAAAAGGTATTTACagtccttttaaaaaaattaaataaatataagatttatataaaaaaaattaattttttaataataaattttattttattttaaaacagcTGCACGCGAGAAAGATGATGTTCTCAGCACATCCTCTTTCttactaaaatattaatagaaaaatattaatctttgaACGCCTAATCTTATGCATTCTTatcaggaaaaggaaaaataaaactttcagTTATGCTGGAGGGGCATATTCTCTCCAAGTAAAGGAAATATACTGAGGATTTTAATGTCCCATATTCTCCGTGTGTATTGATATGGTAAGAGCGTGTTGATTTATGGATAACTTTTCTCCAAGGTTGTATAGTCTTGAGTAATCCCAGCAGTAACTcttatattctctctctctcaagctagCAACATCGTATAGTACTTGGTTGCAGAATCCTTCTGTACTTGGGACTTGCACGAAAATGTGTTGTACTTTAATAGGATTTCTTATTCGAGTACAATacattttcacaatatatttcccaataatattataagaaaagagtattcttataaaataatattacttttatgaCGTAATTTACAAATATACCCATAATTTACCACattgttatgaatatattataaaaaatattacgtgtaaattattttccttcttattttgACCTTATGCTCACATCAAAGATACTCCAATCTTATGTTTTACTGCAACAAACTTAAAGAGTCCAACTCGCAAAGAGGAAGACGTTGTCAAATACTTCCATGATCTATAATGTCCTAAAGATTTGCATATGTGACAATAGATATTATAGGATTTATATGTTGTGTaacttgtgtttatttttaatttataatttttttttttataaattgaacCCTCAATTCCAACAAATAATTaacgaaaatttttttgatGCTATCAGTTTCCACTTGTGTTTTAGTGGAGAACCGTGGCGTCGAGATATTGTGCACCACATAGGCACTCCCCCGATGACCGTAGATGTTTGTGTGCTCGTATGCTCAACACACTTGTGTGGTAAAAATtgcaatggaaaataaaaaggaatgtATTATAACTATAGACATAAGTacgagagaaaatattaaaacaccAAACTAGGCATCACGTGTCATTCATAAGTCACATTTGTCTTAACATTACAATGTCGTTTTAAAGTCATTACAATCATAAATTGTCCAAAAACTTCATctaaatcaaaaacaaaaataatcatcAGCAGAAGGATAACCCAAATAGGGAAAGGCCCTCATCTCACTCCTCATGTTGTGTTTGATTGTCTTAATCATACACGCCCTCATCGCCCACGTTTACATCAAAGTCTACATTTTTGAAAAGCGAAACTGTAGTGGGACtacttttgtgagattttgagacatcttagtaagttaaaaaCTATGACAATTCATAAAATGCATGTAATGACAATGAATATAcaagtataaaatataaggaTCCGAGCAACAAATGTATACTTACGGAGATAAGAAATCCGGGCAACACCAATACATTACCTTAGGGTGATGTGAAACCCTGAGCAATAAGTATataaattcacaacatcaaaGAGTCTGATCAACATATATGAAACTTTGGAACAACCAGGAAACTCGAGAAATAGTTATTTAACTTATCCATAACAATTTTCAAGcaacataaatataaatgaaatctCAAAACTACAGAAACTCgagcaacatatataattcCCTCAACACAGTAAACAACTCGAGCATCCAATTCCTAATGTTAATGAAAATATCTTAAGCATGAGAGCCCTAGATCCTCCATACATCCATAAAACCATTCGAGAACCCCAAGTTCTCCCATAATCATAAAATCATCTAAGTACCATTTCCTTATTAACGCATGCACCAAGATCTCCCCTAAAATAAGCATGTACACACATTGACATTTTTTACCACACCATAGGTAACGACCACCCATGTGACTTCATCTCAAGAATAGCTTTGACTTCAGGTAACTGTTGTTCACCAAAAGCATTCTCTAGCCTTTGCCAGCCGAGAGGTAACAACTCGACTCGAGATCGTTACAATCTCGCCTGAGCCCGTTGATAGCCTGGAATCAACCTATAAGATTTCATTCACTACAAGAAGTATGGGATTTTCCCACGATTTTTATATACCATGACTACCGCTAGTGGAAAATAGTGGACTTATGGCACAAAACGCTCCCGTCACAATAAGTTTTGCCATATATGATGAGATTTCGTGCATTGAGTGAAAAATCGTGGAGAAAAAAGGATCTATG
Coding sequences:
- the LOC121252450 gene encoding transcription factor UNE12-like, with translation MANNHPSSEATTNDDFLDQILGIQTFGSADTGGLHAPDGGLSAGGAPPPMMLQLNSGDVSGGFHGQVFPLGLSLDQGKGGFLKPEEASGSGKRFRDDLVDGRASSMKNVFHGQPMSTTVSAAPHPPTMRPRVRARRGQATDPHSIAERLRRERIAERVRALQELVPSVNKMDRAAMLDEIVDYVKFLRLQVKVLSMSRLGGAGAVAPLVTDIPLSSVEEEGSDGGRNQPAWEKWSNDGTERQVAKLMEENVGAAMQFLQSKALCIMPISLASAIYQTQPSDTSSIVKPESNPPP